In Peptococcaceae bacterium, a single window of DNA contains:
- a CDS encoding DUF2220 domain-containing protein has translation MDYKKLLLDRLLDKFEKSRAYQDVSLARRRIMLKLGPPEFPEYNIEKSETRELVNSAVQELREKGLVDYEWLKHERGNIIDKTWLRLENLSGAYQEAGRVAKSEKAAAVLSAVRKCRQAVSLPWIARFLDDVEAAVVTRKTPLPYLPEEVEQAEAVLRALSAVNEKDEGECLERVFSLRCFGDSKFFERYARKKVAEIIRHYLAKEGDYQETLTEEELLALVGIVKFPEQVEFCGELVGRLSGREVSFGTFKYGLALNSPTLAELEITGFCSSVRRALFIENKANYVDYVAKNKREDELVIFHGGFFSPMRGSFFKKIYEAGKQAGLEFYHWGDLDLGGFRMFHRLKTLIIPDLKPFLMDREAFLSQRQHWSSIDQKYGAELEKLLKREDYGEFHDVIRLMLAEKVRLEQEAFLV, from the coding sequence ATGGACTATAAAAAGCTTTTGCTCGACAGGCTGCTGGATAAATTCGAAAAAAGCAGGGCTTACCAGGACGTAAGCCTGGCCAGGCGTAGGATTATGCTGAAACTGGGACCGCCGGAGTTCCCGGAATATAATATCGAAAAAAGCGAAACCAGGGAGCTCGTGAATTCCGCGGTCCAGGAACTGCGCGAAAAGGGACTGGTTGATTACGAGTGGTTGAAACACGAACGCGGCAATATTATTGACAAAACTTGGCTCAGGTTGGAAAACCTGTCAGGCGCTTACCAAGAAGCAGGCCGGGTCGCTAAAAGCGAGAAAGCGGCAGCTGTGCTGTCGGCGGTGAGGAAATGCCGGCAGGCTGTCAGCCTGCCCTGGATAGCCAGGTTTCTTGACGATGTTGAAGCCGCTGTTGTAACCAGGAAAACGCCTTTGCCTTACCTGCCTGAGGAAGTGGAGCAGGCGGAGGCGGTGCTGCGGGCGCTTAGCGCCGTCAATGAGAAGGATGAGGGGGAATGCCTGGAACGCGTGTTCAGCCTCAGGTGTTTTGGGGATTCCAAGTTCTTTGAAAGATATGCCAGGAAAAAAGTGGCCGAAATAATCAGGCATTATTTGGCAAAGGAGGGCGACTACCAGGAAACGCTGACGGAAGAAGAACTCTTAGCCCTGGTGGGAATAGTAAAATTCCCCGAACAGGTGGAATTCTGCGGGGAGTTGGTCGGGAGGCTCAGCGGGCGGGAGGTTAGTTTTGGCACGTTCAAATACGGCCTGGCCCTCAATTCGCCGACGCTGGCCGAGCTGGAGATAACTGGCTTTTGCAGTTCTGTGAGGCGGGCGCTTTTCATTGAAAACAAGGCCAATTATGTCGATTATGTGGCGAAAAACAAACGGGAAGACGAACTGGTCATCTTCCACGGCGGTTTTTTCAGCCCTATGCGGGGGAGTTTCTTTAAGAAAATTTATGAAGCCGGAAAACAGGCGGGGTTGGAGTTTTACCACTGGGGCGACCTGGATTTGGGGGGGTTCAGGATGTTCCACCGGCTAAAAACCTTGATCATTCCTGATCTGAAGCCATTTTTGATGGACAGGGAGGCGTTTCTTTCCCAAAGGCAGCACTGGTCGAGCATAGACCAAAAATACGGGGCGGAACTGGAAAAACTGCTGAAGAGGGAAGATTACGGGGAATTTCACGATGTAATCCGGCTTATGCTGGCAGAAAAGGTCCGGCTGGAACAGGAAGCGTTTTTGGTTTAA